The following coding sequences lie in one Klebsiella huaxiensis genomic window:
- a CDS encoding GGDEF domain-containing protein, with protein sequence MPEREKNINIQPPSTISRTHFLPALLTIVAVSGLCAFVSPPLGPWSVILSNPGMYIDLLALLFLLFILWSSTKVRMNHVAVNWVRYGLLLWIAGGTFDLMDEIFRQPRWMGYYCEDLLRLSGMLLTAIGIYKIIERINLLYVDARSQSLKDELTQLPNRRFFIDTIREKEGHSLALMIVDIDYFKKINDTYGHLVGDEVLFALGKQLAKLTSDKVLPSRIGGEEFAIIVDGLSAQEVDELAQSILQNARAILINHDNPLSVSIGVGLRNQDEPQNEFIKKVDGALYKAKNNGRGRVEWAA encoded by the coding sequence ATGCCTGAACGCGAAAAAAATATCAATATCCAACCCCCTTCCACTATTTCCCGAACGCATTTTCTTCCCGCACTGCTGACGATCGTTGCCGTATCCGGCCTGTGTGCATTTGTATCGCCGCCGCTGGGGCCCTGGAGCGTGATTTTGTCTAATCCTGGAATGTATATCGACTTGTTGGCGCTGCTTTTTCTGCTGTTTATATTGTGGAGTTCGACCAAAGTGCGCATGAACCACGTGGCGGTTAACTGGGTACGCTACGGGCTGCTGCTGTGGATTGCCGGGGGCACGTTTGACCTGATGGACGAAATCTTCCGCCAGCCGCGCTGGATGGGCTACTACTGTGAAGATCTCTTGCGCCTGTCCGGGATGCTGCTGACCGCTATTGGGATCTACAAAATCATTGAACGTATCAATCTTCTGTACGTCGATGCGCGTTCTCAATCGCTGAAGGATGAGCTGACCCAGTTGCCAAACCGTCGCTTTTTTATCGACACCATTCGTGAGAAAGAGGGACATTCGCTGGCGCTAATGATTGTCGATATCGACTACTTTAAGAAAATTAATGATACCTATGGGCATCTGGTGGGGGATGAAGTGTTGTTTGCCCTTGGTAAGCAGCTGGCAAAGCTCACCAGCGATAAGGTGTTGCCATCGAGGATCGGCGGAGAAGAGTTCGCCATTATTGTTGATGGTCTGTCGGCGCAGGAAGTTGATGAACTGGCGCAGTCAATTTTGCAAAACGCCCGCGCAATCCTGATTAATCACGATAATCCGCTGTCGGTAAGCATTGGTGTTGGCCTGCGCAATCAGGATGAACCGCAGAATGAGTTTATTAAAAAGGTCGATGGCGCGCTCTACAAGGCGAAAAATAACGGTCGCGGGCGCGTGGAGTGGGCCGCATAG
- a CDS encoding barstar family protein, whose translation MNEFVLDGGKIDSEADFHRKISVLLNFGDYYGSNLDALWDRLSTDVERPVKIIWLHSELSRFVLRESFDKIIMIFERIKQRDIQFGWNERFDYMLK comes from the coding sequence ATGAACGAGTTTGTTTTAGATGGTGGAAAAATAGATTCCGAAGCTGATTTTCATCGCAAGATTTCTGTATTGTTAAATTTTGGTGATTATTATGGTAGCAATCTTGATGCGTTATGGGACAGGCTAAGTACAGATGTAGAAAGGCCAGTAAAAATCATTTGGTTACATTCTGAATTATCAAGGTTCGTTCTCAGAGAGTCTTTTGATAAAATTATAATGATTTTCGAGAGGATTAAACAACGAGATATTCAGTTCGGCTGGAATGAAAGGTTTGACTATATGTTAAAGTAA
- the cdiI gene encoding ribonuclease toxin immunity protein CdiI gives MNELFGQPYDTTEENWVIKGYFDRMYSDGDFVRAIRLLIERNALNTDGAYCCFINNIENGSVEVEFAWGYPPSEEETVVVSEETCFEYLKLAAKKYIQRHPEDVCIVQGIISKLA, from the coding sequence ATGAACGAATTATTTGGTCAGCCATATGATACTACTGAAGAAAATTGGGTTATTAAAGGGTATTTTGACAGGATGTATAGTGATGGGGATTTTGTCCGAGCGATAAGATTGCTTATCGAAAGGAATGCATTAAATACTGATGGTGCTTATTGTTGTTTTATTAATAATATTGAAAATGGGAGTGTGGAGGTTGAGTTTGCATGGGGGTACCCACCATCTGAAGAAGAAACAGTAGTTGTTAGCGAGGAAACATGTTTTGAATATTTAAAATTAGCTGCTAAGAAATATATACAACGGCATCCTGAAGACGTATGTATAGTTCAAGGGATTATTAGTAAGTTAGCATGA